One window from the genome of Drosophila sechellia strain sech25 unplaced genomic scaffold, ASM438219v1 U_298, whole genome shotgun sequence encodes:
- the LOC116803148 gene encoding double-stranded RNA-specific editase 1-like isoform X3, with the protein MEGKLRPLTANNKPFVFGGIYAANVQEQQSPPVASYPTPATPVAVQQPSTPVPVQVPNSSVQQQNPDVDAIASKLALPVIIKEEPISVDDEPSVDIIEDNTSASGIGGKIPFKKIFQKRKKSSERTRDKKLRRNRQLRKSMLPKNALMALNEVKGVTISDFTIDFNTDGGFTAVVTVNSTQYVGKGTSKMTAKNAACEKAWRDFIIAKMTPKPPRIHQVEIGAEPIDTNEDEADAPDDDLPMLNLASFAIYKLFTEWEREGYVVPEMHPSANAAQQAGGDAGTPVPAAPKEPKKPPVRTELPSGWETMHPATILCIMRPGLSYSDYGSSGDNTTGMQHLGITVDNQEFHAHGRSKKIARLNVAVKVCNSLFGTNFAYGDTA; encoded by the exons ATGGAGGGAAAACTTCGTCCACTCAcggcaaacaacaagccatttgtctttggaggcatttac GCCGCCAatgtccaggagcagcagtctcCTCCGGTGGCTTCATATCCGACACCGGCCACTCCGGTGGCTGTTCAGCAGCCATCGACTCCTGTCCCCGTTCAAGTGCCGAACTCGTCCGTCCAACAGCAAAATCCGGATGTGGACGCCATCGCCTCGAAGCTGGCCTTGCCAGTTATCATCAAGGAGGAGCCGATCTCTGTCGACGATGAACCGTCCGTCGACATTATAGAGGACAATACCAGTGCCAGCGGCATCGGGGGCAAGatcccatttaaaaagatcttCCAAAAGCGGAAGAAGTCGTCTG AACGCACTCGGGACAAGAAGCTGCGACGGAATCGCCAGCTGCGCAAGTCCATGCTCCCCAAAAACGCTCTGATGGCCCTCAACGAGGTTAAGGGCGTGACCATCAGCGATTTCACCATCGACTTCAATACCGACGGGGGATTCACGGCCGTTGTCACTGTGAACTCGACTCAGTACGTGGGCAAGGGTACCTCAAAGATGACAGCCAAGAACGCGGCCTGCGAGAAGGCTTGGCgcgattttataattgcgaaGATGACGCCTAAGCCTCCCCGTATTCACCAGGTGGAGATAGGTGCGGAGCCAATAGACACTAACGAGGATGAGGCCGATGCACCGGATGATGATCTGCCCATGTTGAATCTGGCTTCGTTTGCCATCTACAAGCTCTTCACGGAGTGGGAGCGCGAGGGCTATGTCGTACCCGAGATGCACCCTTCGGCCAATGCTGCCCAGCAGGCCGGAGGGGATGCCGGAACTCCAGTTCCCGCCGCGCCCAAGGAACCAAAGAAGCCGCCAGTGCGTACGGAGCTACCCTCTGGCTGGGAGACCATGCACCCGGCGACCATTCTTTGCATT ATGCGCCCGGGACTCAGCTACTCGGACTACGGGTCATCTGGCGACAATACCACCGGCATGCAGCATCTGGGAATCACGGTGGACAACCAGGAATTCCACGCCCACGGCAGATCCAAGAAGATCGCCCGTCTCAACGTGGCCGTGAAAGTGTGCAACTCTCTGTTCGGCACAAACTTCGCCTACGGCGACACCGCTTAA
- the LOC116803148 gene encoding double-stranded RNA-specific editase 1-like isoform X2 produces the protein MEGKLRPLTANNKPFVFGGIYNPNATVKPLIQMPLQAANVQEQQSPPVASYPTPATPVAVQQPSTPVPVQVPNSSVQQQNPDVDAIASKLALPVIIKEEPISVDDEPSVDIIEDNTSASGIGGKIPFKKIFQKRKKSSERTRDKKLRRNRQLRKSMLPKNALMALNEVKGVTISDFTIDFNTDGGFTAVVTVNSTQYVGKGTSKMTAKNAACEKAWRDFIIAKMTPKPPRIHQVEIGAEPIDTNEDEADAPDDDLPMLNLASFAIYKLFTEWEREGYVVPEMHPSANAAQQAGGDAGTPVPAAPKEPKKPPVRTELPSGWETMHPATILCIMRPGLSYSDYGSSGDNTTGMQHLGITVDNQEFHAHGRSKKIARLNVAVKVCNSLFGTNFAYGDTA, from the exons ATGGAGGGAAAACTTCGTCCACTCAcggcaaacaacaagccatttgtctttggaggcatttac AATCCCAATGCCACCGTCAAGCCTTTGATCCAAATGCCGTTGCAGGCCGCCAatgtccaggagcagcagtctcCTCCGGTGGCTTCATATCCGACACCGGCCACTCCGGTGGCTGTTCAGCAGCCATCGACTCCTGTCCCCGTTCAAGTGCCGAACTCGTCCGTCCAACAGCAAAATCCGGATGTGGACGCCATCGCCTCGAAGCTGGCCTTGCCAGTTATCATCAAGGAGGAGCCGATCTCTGTCGACGATGAACCGTCCGTCGACATTATAGAGGACAATACCAGTGCCAGCGGCATCGGGGGCAAGatcccatttaaaaagatcttCCAAAAGCGGAAGAAGTCGTCTG AACGCACTCGGGACAAGAAGCTGCGACGGAATCGCCAGCTGCGCAAGTCCATGCTCCCCAAAAACGCTCTGATGGCCCTCAACGAGGTTAAGGGCGTGACCATCAGCGATTTCACCATCGACTTCAATACCGACGGGGGATTCACGGCCGTTGTCACTGTGAACTCGACTCAGTACGTGGGCAAGGGTACCTCAAAGATGACAGCCAAGAACGCGGCCTGCGAGAAGGCTTGGCgcgattttataattgcgaaGATGACGCCTAAGCCTCCCCGTATTCACCAGGTGGAGATAGGTGCGGAGCCAATAGACACTAACGAGGATGAGGCCGATGCACCGGATGATGATCTGCCCATGTTGAATCTGGCTTCGTTTGCCATCTACAAGCTCTTCACGGAGTGGGAGCGCGAGGGCTATGTCGTACCCGAGATGCACCCTTCGGCCAATGCTGCCCAGCAGGCCGGAGGGGATGCCGGAACTCCAGTTCCCGCCGCGCCCAAGGAACCAAAGAAGCCGCCAGTGCGTACGGAGCTACCCTCTGGCTGGGAGACCATGCACCCGGCGACCATTCTTTGCATT ATGCGCCCGGGACTCAGCTACTCGGACTACGGGTCATCTGGCGACAATACCACCGGCATGCAGCATCTGGGAATCACGGTGGACAACCAGGAATTCCACGCCCACGGCAGATCCAAGAAGATCGCCCGTCTCAACGTGGCCGTGAAAGTGTGCAACTCTCTGTTCGGCACAAACTTCGCCTACGGCGACACCGCTTAA
- the LOC116803148 gene encoding double-stranded RNA-specific editase 1-like isoform X4, whose translation MPLQAANVQEQQSPPVASYPTPATPVAVQQPSTPVPVQVPNSSVQQQNPDVDAIASKLALPVIIKEEPISVDDEPSVDIIEDNTSASGIGGKIPFKKIFQKRKKSSERTRDKKLRRNRQLRKSMLPKNALMALNEVKGVTISDFTIDFNTDGGFTAVVTVNSTQYVGKGTSKMTAKNAACEKAWRDFIIAKMTPKPPRIHQVEIGAEPIDTNEDEADAPDDDLPMLNLASFAIYKLFTEWEREGYVVPEMHPSANAAQQAGGDAGTPVPAAPKEPKKPPVRTELPSGWETMHPATILCIMRPGLSYSDYGSSGDNTTGMQHLGITVDNQEFHAHGRSKKIARLNVAVKVCNSLFGTNFAYGDTA comes from the exons ATGCCGTTGCAGGCCGCCAatgtccaggagcagcagtctcCTCCGGTGGCTTCATATCCGACACCGGCCACTCCGGTGGCTGTTCAGCAGCCATCGACTCCTGTCCCCGTTCAAGTGCCGAACTCGTCCGTCCAACAGCAAAATCCGGATGTGGACGCCATCGCCTCGAAGCTGGCCTTGCCAGTTATCATCAAGGAGGAGCCGATCTCTGTCGACGATGAACCGTCCGTCGACATTATAGAGGACAATACCAGTGCCAGCGGCATCGGGGGCAAGatcccatttaaaaagatcttCCAAAAGCGGAAGAAGTCGTCTG AACGCACTCGGGACAAGAAGCTGCGACGGAATCGCCAGCTGCGCAAGTCCATGCTCCCCAAAAACGCTCTGATGGCCCTCAACGAGGTTAAGGGCGTGACCATCAGCGATTTCACCATCGACTTCAATACCGACGGGGGATTCACGGCCGTTGTCACTGTGAACTCGACTCAGTACGTGGGCAAGGGTACCTCAAAGATGACAGCCAAGAACGCGGCCTGCGAGAAGGCTTGGCgcgattttataattgcgaaGATGACGCCTAAGCCTCCCCGTATTCACCAGGTGGAGATAGGTGCGGAGCCAATAGACACTAACGAGGATGAGGCCGATGCACCGGATGATGATCTGCCCATGTTGAATCTGGCTTCGTTTGCCATCTACAAGCTCTTCACGGAGTGGGAGCGCGAGGGCTATGTCGTACCCGAGATGCACCCTTCGGCCAATGCTGCCCAGCAGGCCGGAGGGGATGCCGGAACTCCAGTTCCCGCCGCGCCCAAGGAACCAAAGAAGCCGCCAGTGCGTACGGAGCTACCCTCTGGCTGGGAGACCATGCACCCGGCGACCATTCTTTGCATT ATGCGCCCGGGACTCAGCTACTCGGACTACGGGTCATCTGGCGACAATACCACCGGCATGCAGCATCTGGGAATCACGGTGGACAACCAGGAATTCCACGCCCACGGCAGATCCAAGAAGATCGCCCGTCTCAACGTGGCCGTGAAAGTGTGCAACTCTCTGTTCGGCACAAACTTCGCCTACGGCGACACCGCTTAA
- the LOC116803148 gene encoding double-stranded RNA-specific editase 1-like isoform X1 — protein sequence MVSVGQRVAFLSTHWTSPLPLLTNRLTLSQTQNPNATVKPLIQMPLQAANVQEQQSPPVASYPTPATPVAVQQPSTPVPVQVPNSSVQQQNPDVDAIASKLALPVIIKEEPISVDDEPSVDIIEDNTSASGIGGKIPFKKIFQKRKKSSERTRDKKLRRNRQLRKSMLPKNALMALNEVKGVTISDFTIDFNTDGGFTAVVTVNSTQYVGKGTSKMTAKNAACEKAWRDFIIAKMTPKPPRIHQVEIGAEPIDTNEDEADAPDDDLPMLNLASFAIYKLFTEWEREGYVVPEMHPSANAAQQAGGDAGTPVPAAPKEPKKPPVRTELPSGWETMHPATILCIMRPGLSYSDYGSSGDNTTGMQHLGITVDNQEFHAHGRSKKIARLNVAVKVCNSLFGTNFAYGDTA from the exons ATGGTTTCCGTTGGTCAGCGAGTCGCTTTTCTGTCGACCCACTGGACCAGCCCGTTGCCTTTGCTAACTAATCGGTTAACTCTTTCGCAAACGCAGAATCCCAATGCCACCGTCAAGCCTTTGATCCAAATGCCGTTGCAGGCCGCCAatgtccaggagcagcagtctcCTCCGGTGGCTTCATATCCGACACCGGCCACTCCGGTGGCTGTTCAGCAGCCATCGACTCCTGTCCCCGTTCAAGTGCCGAACTCGTCCGTCCAACAGCAAAATCCGGATGTGGACGCCATCGCCTCGAAGCTGGCCTTGCCAGTTATCATCAAGGAGGAGCCGATCTCTGTCGACGATGAACCGTCCGTCGACATTATAGAGGACAATACCAGTGCCAGCGGCATCGGGGGCAAGatcccatttaaaaagatcttCCAAAAGCGGAAGAAGTCGTCTG AACGCACTCGGGACAAGAAGCTGCGACGGAATCGCCAGCTGCGCAAGTCCATGCTCCCCAAAAACGCTCTGATGGCCCTCAACGAGGTTAAGGGCGTGACCATCAGCGATTTCACCATCGACTTCAATACCGACGGGGGATTCACGGCCGTTGTCACTGTGAACTCGACTCAGTACGTGGGCAAGGGTACCTCAAAGATGACAGCCAAGAACGCGGCCTGCGAGAAGGCTTGGCgcgattttataattgcgaaGATGACGCCTAAGCCTCCCCGTATTCACCAGGTGGAGATAGGTGCGGAGCCAATAGACACTAACGAGGATGAGGCCGATGCACCGGATGATGATCTGCCCATGTTGAATCTGGCTTCGTTTGCCATCTACAAGCTCTTCACGGAGTGGGAGCGCGAGGGCTATGTCGTACCCGAGATGCACCCTTCGGCCAATGCTGCCCAGCAGGCCGGAGGGGATGCCGGAACTCCAGTTCCCGCCGCGCCCAAGGAACCAAAGAAGCCGCCAGTGCGTACGGAGCTACCCTCTGGCTGGGAGACCATGCACCCGGCGACCATTCTTTGCATT ATGCGCCCGGGACTCAGCTACTCGGACTACGGGTCATCTGGCGACAATACCACCGGCATGCAGCATCTGGGAATCACGGTGGACAACCAGGAATTCCACGCCCACGGCAGATCCAAGAAGATCGCCCGTCTCAACGTGGCCGTGAAAGTGTGCAACTCTCTGTTCGGCACAAACTTCGCCTACGGCGACACCGCTTAA